One Vanrija pseudolonga chromosome 5, complete sequence genomic window, CCAGCAGCCGCCACCTCGCTGCCATACCCCGGTCGCGAGCGGTTGCGACGGCCCTCGTTAGTGTCAGCACTAGGCGATACCCCTCGAATCCCACGGCGCCCAGGTGGCAGCATGGCAGAATTACATGGCACGCCGCATTGCAGCTTGGCCCCTAACTCTGCATGGTATGCATTCAGACTCGCCgcagcccagcagcagccacacgGCCCAACGCGTCCACCTGGACCACCATGGCCACCCGGGCGGCGCGATACTGACGCGCGCAGCTGTGGGCACGATACGTtatccacctcgtcgtcgtaaCACATCTGCATCATCATtcccctcgccgtcgctgtcggaCGGGGTTGGGCCTATCGGTGTTTGCTTTacatgacctcgtcgccatcctcgacgTCATTGCTTGGCTAGCCACATTCCACGACGGCCCAAAAGCAACCATCAGCATTGCATTGTCTCACCAGGTCGGAAACATCTTCAACAACGGTTTCGACTCGACAAGACGCCCCCCcaccgctgcgcgccgcaTCTGCGCCTACGCCTCGTTCGCCCCGGTCGCCATGTCGCTCTTCCCGAGCGACTacagcgtcgcgtcgcgctcgtcgtcgccatcccCCTCTTCATCACTGCACccgccatcatcatcgcgGGCGAGCCCCATGCCCCGACCGCTGTCACCGACAGCCCGCACGGGGACCGACCTGGCAGTGCCTCTGCCTTCCTCGACGGGCACATCGCGATCAGCCACCCCCATCTCTATTccccgcacgccgacgccgacgcaggcCAGCACGCACGCGAGCTCAAACTCGCGCTCAGTCAGCCCCGTGCCCGGGTACGCTTACACCCCGCCCAtcccgacgtcgtcgagagCCAGCTCGTCGCAGGACAATAGGCGTCTGAGAAGTGCTAGCGGTGGTGCAGCCAGCAGTGCAGGAgaggacgacacggcgcgcgtggcCGCCCGCGAGCGGTCGACATCGGCGGCAAGCCCAATGACCACCAAGATCAGCATGGTCGCCCCAGCTCCATCATCCTGGACTACCCGAGAGCGCTCCGTGTCAGCCGCGTCCACATCAAGTCGCGGCAAGGAgccggctcgtcgcccgagccTCGCATCGGTGAATACCGGCCCTGCacacgccgagctgcgaAAGAACGACGATAGCTTCGAGGGGTGCATGCACCGTGAGTGGCCCCGCGGGACAGGGAGGGGCCCGGGCTGAGTTGAACTGAACTGATGGGATTCACAGGGGGGATCGCCTACGAGACGCACGCAGACAGCATCAAGCACGCCGGGGAACAAGGCCTCACGCAGCTCACCAAGGCGGCGGTGCAGTTTGCCAATGCGCTCGCACAAAAGCCCAGCAATCCGTGGGCGTCGCTGCGCCGATCTACTGTTCTGCTCCATCTTTCGGGGCACCCGTCCACGGCCCCAGGAGACGCCGTTGCCTATCTACGCGAAGCACGGTCCTTGCTGAGCAAtcttgccgctgccgccccaAATTCGACGTCGGCACGCGAGGCACTCGCCGCGGTGTGTTCCCGGCTCTCGCACGttctgctcgcgctcgacgaccacgccgacgacccatCCGAGGTGTGGGAGGGAGAAGTGGGGCAGTATGCGtgcgaggcgctcgacgcgctcgaaGAGGTCGCTGCGGAGCGCATGGACCGCGCGCGGGGCCTCAAGCGCGAGGCCTTTGAAGAAGACACCCAGGCCCTAGCCGACATGTTTTTGGCgcttgccgaggctgcgAGCGCCGTGGCCTCGCTCGCGATCGACGTGGATACCGTCGACATGCACGGCGAGTTagccgagcacgcgctggACCAAGCGGCGAATATGGCGACGCTGGCTGCTTCGGTCGGGCGGAAACCCGCGCACACGTCCGCAGCCATCATCACCAGGGTGCAGCTCGCCAGCGGCCgtgcggcggccgagcgcctccGGCGACTGTTCCACCTCGGCATCCCTTTGGATCtggacgactttgacgcgctcatcgccgacaTGGAGGTGCTTGTCGAGGAGACGCgggagcgcgccgcccgcctcaaGGGGAGCCGGGGGACGCTGGCCAGCGCACAGGCGTTCGAGGCGAccaagcagctcggcgagacAAAGCTGCTGTACGCAAATCTGTTGCGCATGTCGTGGCGCAGTCGAGCGGGACAGGGTGGTAACGAGtaccaccatcaccaccagcagcaaaGCCACCCatcgagcagcgcctcggACCGTCCGTTCCTctcgcccgtgtcgacgccggggctgcagcgcgccgactcgacgtcgacggcgagcgggacGATCGACTCGCCACCAATCGTGgaggagaccgaggaggaagtTGCAGTAGCCGAAGGCCGGCGACCGTCGCTCCCCCGCGCGACGTCAAGTGCGTCCGTGACAGTTCCCAGGAGAAAGCGAGCTccgccacccccaccactTACGTTAGTGACCAACGGACACgggatgccgccgcctctcccACCGCTCCCCCCACACCTTACGTCCCCGGCACTCgtcacgccgcgcacgccgttGTCGCCACTCAACCCGCTCGCACAGgacccgctcgccctcgccgggtCCAACGTGTCAGGCATGCCGCGCCGGGCGTCAGaggggccgcggcggacgtCAGACGCAACGCATGCCATCCAACGCCCGCGTCTCACGCGCACCGGCAGCAGCTTCTCGCACCacctgccctcgccgcgtaCTGCGGTGTGGCAGGCGGGTGTCCACGGTACGCCTGGTGCGGGGACGCCGCTGTCCAGTCCTGGTCTCCAACCAGGCAGCCCCGGTCTGCGTCGCCGCCTGTCGAGCATGACCTCGCCGCTGTACCTCGGCGCATGGCACCGCAAGGGGAGCTTTCCGGGCTTCAGCcccaacgacgacgtgcggGCCGCCACTGACCctatcgacgacgagctcgcgcaaACCGCGTGGGCACTCCTCGACAGCGGCCTCAAGAACCTCAAGACGTCGATCAACCACTTGTTATCTGGCGGCTTCAGCGCGCCGGAAGCCGCACACCTCAAGTCGCACGTGCTCTTTGCCATCTCGTCGACACTGCTGTTCCAAGCGTCGCTCGTGCCGCGATTGCGAAACTCGCCCAACCACGCGGGGCCGGAGCGaccgctcgcgctgcttgtCACGTCCGAGGTGTACGCCaagtgggcggcgcgcgaggtgggctGGTCCGAGATCATCGAGGGGTCGCCCGCAGCCGCGATAGCCGACCGGCGCATTACGTCCtgggaggccgacgaggctggaaagcgcggcgtgctgctgctgcttcgcGTGTGGTGGTTCCGCGCAtcggccgaggacggcgcggacaaggagcaggccaaggatagcgtcgaggtggtggtgcggcgcATGCGAGACCGCGAGGGCGTCGGGCATGGCGACGTGACGCGGTTCAACGCGCTCCTGGCCAAGAGCGAGGGCACGggcgatggcgccgaggccatgtTCTGGCGGAGTGTGAAGCGCATTCtgcggggcggtgggggtgaTGTGATGTGAGGGAGTGtaggcgcgcgtcgcgtgcGAGTTCCTTCAACTAGACATTCAGTCGACCCGGGTTCCTTGGCCTCTACTAGATGCTGTGCCATGTTGTCAAACTAGTATGCATATAAAGTATGTTGTGACCAGGCCCCAGCGGCCCGCCTACTGCAGTGAGatcgccgccccgccgtcgactAGCAGGCTCGCGCCCGTGCAATACTTCGCCATGTCGGACGCGAAGAAGATGACAGGCTGCGCGATATCGTctggctcgccgaggcggccgagggggatCCGGCGGGTCATGTACTCGCGCTTGAcggggtcggcgaggtcgtcggcatTGATGGGTGTTTCGATGGTACCTGGGGTGTAGTGTCAGCAAGCTTCGCCTCGTCgagacgccgacgcagacCCACCCGGCAAGACAGAGTTACACCTAATccccagcccgcccagcgcgatAGCACAGCTCTCCATCAAGCTCTTCACGCCGGCCTTGGTAGGCGTGTAATGTGTctgctccgcgccgcccatcAGCGCGGAGATGCTGCTAATGGCCACAATTGACCCCCCGCGCGGGGTTTGTGCCGCCATGGCGTTCGCTACCGCCTGCACGGCGTAGAATGCGCCGTTGAGGTTCACGTCCTGCACCCTCTTCCACAGCGTATGGGGGAGGTCGAGGAACGAGTGGAAGGGGCATATGCCTGCGTTGgagacgagcacgtcgatgCGGCCGAACGAGGAGATCGCAGCATTCACGATGGCGGTCGCCGTGTCAGGCAGCGCAATGTCGCCCGCGACTGTTGTGTGCTGCGTTGACGGCGGGAGGGAGGACACGAGGCTGTCGATGTCGGCCTGGGTTGACGGGCCGAGATGGTGCAGGACCACTTTGGCGCCGTGGTTTGCTGCGGCTGGAGGTGGTTAGCGACGCCAATAGAGAGAGGACGCACCGATCGCGACCGCCCGCCcgatgccgctgctgctgccggtcACGATGAggaccttgtcctcgaggaggcggggtgggggtgggggtgttgGGGACATGGCGAGCtgtggagggggaggggtggtcAAAGCACGACTGGTTGCGGAGATGACGAGGAGAAGCAAGCActggcggcgaggcaggTGACACTTGACATGTTGAGTCTCGCTCGAGTGGAGGAGGGTCGAGGTGGGGAGGAGCACCGGCTATCgggccgctgctggcggtaCAAGATTGTGCCGTGGGGCGCCAAGCGCAACCAAGCCGACA contains:
- the DHG2 gene encoding L-rhamnose-1-dehydrogenase, with amino-acid sequence MSPTPPPPPRLLEDKVLIVTGSSSGIGRAVAIAAANHGAKVVLHHLGPSTQADIDSLVSSLPPSTQHTTVAGDIALPDTATAIVNAAISSFGRIDVLVSNAGICPFHSFLDLPHTLWKRVQDVNLNGAFYAVQAVANAMAAQTPRGGSIVAISSISALMGGAEQTHYTPTKAGVKSLMESCAIALGGLGIRCNSVLPGTIETPINADDLADPVKREYMTRRIPLGRLGEPDDIAQPVIFFASDMAKYCTGASLLVDGGAAISLQ